In one window of Escherichia coli DSM 30083 = JCM 1649 = ATCC 11775 DNA:
- the coaD gene encoding pantetheine-phosphate adenylyltransferase, whose protein sequence is MQKRAIYPGTFDPITNGHIDIVTRATQMFDHVILAIAASPSKKPMFTLEERVELAQQATAHLGNVEVVGFSDLMANFARNQHATVLIRGLRAVADFEYEMQLAHMNRHLMPELESVFLMPSKEWSFISSSLVKEVARHQGDVTHFLPENVHQALMAKLA, encoded by the coding sequence ATGCAAAAACGGGCGATTTATCCGGGTACTTTCGATCCCATTACCAATGGTCATATCGATATCGTGACGCGCGCCACGCAGATGTTCGATCACGTTATTCTGGCGATTGCCGCTAGTCCCAGTAAAAAACCGATGTTTACCCTTGAAGAGCGTGTGGAACTGGCACAGCAGGCAACCGCACATCTGGGGAACGTGGAAGTGGTCGGGTTTAGTGATTTGATGGCGAACTTCGCCCGTAATCAACACGCTACGGTGCTGATTCGTGGCCTGCGTGCGGTGGCGGATTTTGAATATGAAATGCAGCTGGCGCATATGAATCGCCACTTAATGCCGGAGCTGGAAAGTGTGTTTCTGATGCCGTCGAAAGAGTGGTCGTTTATCTCTTCATCGTTGGTGAAAGAGGTGGCGCGCCATCAGGGCGATGTCACCCATTTCCTGCCGGAGAATGTCCATCAGGCGCTGATGGCGAAGTTAGCGTAG